The Nitrososphaerota archaeon genome has a segment encoding these proteins:
- the nosZ gene encoding Sec-dependent nitrous-oxide reductase produces MGVISEKKLKRREFLGVAGAGLAAGAAIGFGAGRLVTPQAPATTGMNGLEKLMLERKLEPKDAEAALRTYLPGGKYDEFVAFSSGGHSGQVIVIGVPSMKILKYIAVFTPEPWQGYGYGSVETSELLQRGNNGVRNLTGADTHHPEFSRRNAEYDGEWCFIGDKISARMAAISLRDFRTKDLFKIPNMQSQHGGACATPNTEYIGCGSQFPTPWKPGEGYKPGVTYYQLTEANYRDYFRGSNILIAFDRNTGRYDLSRSFQIELPPYMQDLEVIGWGPADGWLFTNSINTEMAIGGVKEGRPALEVAASQKDFDYLHIINWKKAEQVVRAGGAKQMNGINVISLETAIKEGILYFAPEPKSPHGCDLSPSGRYLAVGGKLAPVVTLYDIEKIKTTIADGKFEGTDPFGVPVLRFEDVKSAQVEIGGLGPLHNEFDNKGHGYVSCFISNEVVKYSLGAPDYSGSNPFQVVDRIQVNYNIGHLVTTESNTPSPKGKYLIALNKWSIDRFSLVGPLHPQNFQLIDISGEKMNLLYDLPIPLGEPHYVKMISADKLKPLEVYPVGTNPATFQLDANAVQKGRERVERHSEGGKMVTEVWATLLRSTISPDIIRAKQGDIIRLHLTNPETVRDGTHGFTISEYNIMASIDPGEVVNIEFVADKPGVYNYYCLEFCSPLHLEMAGWLEISPQ; encoded by the coding sequence ATGGGAGTAATCAGCGAGAAGAAGCTTAAGCGAAGGGAGTTTCTGGGAGTTGCAGGAGCAGGACTAGCCGCGGGTGCAGCAATAGGCTTCGGTGCTGGCAGGTTAGTTACGCCGCAGGCTCCGGCTACAACTGGAATGAACGGCCTCGAAAAGCTCATGCTGGAGAGGAAACTCGAGCCAAAGGACGCAGAGGCAGCGTTGCGCACCTATCTGCCTGGCGGCAAGTACGACGAATTTGTAGCGTTCTCATCAGGCGGGCATTCTGGGCAAGTTATCGTCATCGGGGTGCCATCGATGAAGATTCTGAAGTACATAGCCGTCTTTACACCAGAGCCTTGGCAAGGGTATGGTTATGGCAGCGTAGAAACGTCAGAACTATTGCAGAGAGGCAACAACGGTGTTAGAAACCTAACCGGCGCAGATACTCACCATCCGGAATTCAGCAGGAGAAATGCAGAGTATGACGGAGAGTGGTGCTTCATAGGCGATAAAATCAGCGCAAGGATGGCAGCAATCAGCCTTAGGGACTTCAGAACAAAAGACCTATTCAAGATTCCTAACATGCAGAGCCAGCATGGCGGTGCATGCGCAACACCAAATACTGAGTATATAGGATGTGGAAGTCAATTCCCAACACCGTGGAAGCCTGGAGAAGGTTACAAACCAGGAGTCACCTATTATCAGCTGACAGAGGCTAACTATAGAGACTATTTCAGAGGATCTAACATCCTTATAGCGTTTGACAGGAACACAGGTAGATACGATCTTTCACGCAGTTTCCAGATAGAGCTTCCTCCGTACATGCAGGATCTAGAAGTTATTGGGTGGGGACCTGCTGATGGATGGCTCTTTACCAATTCAATAAACACAGAGATGGCAATTGGAGGAGTCAAGGAGGGCAGACCAGCACTAGAAGTTGCAGCATCCCAGAAAGACTTTGACTATCTGCACATCATAAACTGGAAGAAAGCAGAACAGGTAGTGAGGGCTGGCGGAGCTAAGCAGATGAATGGCATTAATGTGATCTCTCTGGAGACTGCCATTAAAGAAGGGATACTATACTTTGCACCAGAACCGAAAAGCCCACATGGATGCGACCTGTCGCCCAGTGGAAGGTACCTAGCAGTAGGAGGCAAACTTGCACCAGTAGTCACACTCTATGATATAGAGAAGATCAAGACGACTATTGCAGATGGCAAATTCGAAGGAACAGATCCGTTTGGAGTGCCAGTGCTTAGATTCGAGGATGTCAAGTCAGCGCAAGTGGAGATTGGAGGATTAGGTCCTCTGCATAACGAGTTCGACAACAAAGGCCATGGATACGTAAGCTGCTTCATATCTAATGAAGTGGTCAAATATAGCCTTGGAGCACCAGACTACAGTGGGTCAAACCCATTTCAAGTGGTTGACAGAATCCAAGTCAACTATAATATCGGGCACCTAGTCACCACGGAAAGCAACACTCCTTCACCAAAGGGCAAGTACCTGATAGCACTCAACAAATGGTCAATAGACAGGTTCAGCCTTGTAGGCCCTCTACATCCTCAGAACTTCCAACTAATCGACATTTCAGGGGAGAAGATGAACCTCCTCTATGACTTGCCGATACCGCTTGGAGAACCACACTATGTCAAGATGATCTCTGCTGACAAGCTAAAGCCATTGGAAGTCTACCCAGTAGGAACTAATCCTGCAACATTCCAACTTGATGCAAATGCCGTTCAGAAGGGAAGGGAACGAGTAGAGAGACATAGCGAGGGAGGCAAGATGGTCACGGAAGTCTGGGCAACCCTGCTAAGAAGCACCATAAGCCCCGACATCATAAGAGCTAAGCAAGGCGACATCATAAGACTGCATCTGACTAACCCTGAAACTGTGAGAGATGGGACACATGGCTTCACAATCTCAGAATACAATATTATGGCCAGCATAGATCCTGGGGAGGTCGTGAACATCGAATTCGTGGCAGACAAGCCCGGCGTTTACAACTACTACTGTCTAGAGTTCTGCTCGCCATTACACCTAGAAATGGCTGGATGGTTGGAAATCTCACCACAGTAA
- the nosD gene encoding nitrous oxide reductase family maturation protein NosD: MNLRRIGFVAILSIFTSLGAFFPLWTIEFNAPVLGQKWASVYVHPLNGVIGDINNINIINHYVGLAEINLDSIVELTYLPIIYPILSILTVVAGLFYGRRYGTIAWLIFLIVIIGMPIMVYLWLYNFTHVIQPGAPIKIEPFDPPFIGEYKIANFQIRSYFGLALYLPALSCILLIPPPLGTRLKHMIIRTKTKSPLAVLLLLILFPNMIAYAEAKTQDSSLQELIDSTPAGGTLMLKAGTYYGPVRIIKPIGIVGEGLPVVDGRGHGDVILIETNDVTITGLRVRNSNPEISKESAGIKILANNSRIIGNLIEDTLFSVYLQGAHNTIVERNQMTGFPTKNVNDKGHGVYLWYSFNSSVIGNVIQSVKDAINADHSYNSRIAENKMSYSRYGVHLMYSDGFSVISNTIDRNLVGMALMYSSDLMISRNVVKENKGVAVSHGIFVRECGNIVIEQNLILGHMNSLIIESTPSPPSSSQTIRNNSIAFNYVGIQIDSNSGGKVYQNNFFENLEQVKLVGSGSRIDWQGNFWSDYRGLGDIAHKVENPLHDLMDTHPQLMVFAYSPAYTSLELFKKSLPAMPKVRAIDNSPLVKPSENFQASVAPKGDNTWLFAALLLTFAPVTLILAAHRRPRVGGNRGYKPNKAV; the protein is encoded by the coding sequence ATGAATTTGCGCCGAATTGGTTTTGTTGCAATACTTTCAATATTCACAAGTCTTGGGGCCTTCTTTCCATTATGGACAATTGAATTTAACGCCCCAGTTTTAGGTCAGAAGTGGGCCTCCGTATACGTACACCCGCTAAACGGGGTCATTGGAGACATAAACAACATCAATATAATCAACCATTATGTTGGACTTGCGGAAATCAACCTAGATTCTATTGTCGAACTAACATATCTACCAATTATATATCCCATACTATCTATACTTACGGTAGTTGCAGGCCTGTTCTATGGAAGACGTTATGGTACTATTGCATGGCTCATATTCCTTATAGTCATTATAGGCATGCCAATAATGGTGTACCTATGGCTCTATAACTTCACCCATGTGATACAACCGGGGGCACCGATAAAGATAGAGCCCTTTGATCCTCCGTTTATTGGAGAGTACAAGATCGCTAATTTCCAGATAAGGAGCTACTTTGGACTTGCACTTTACCTTCCCGCTCTTTCATGTATTCTACTGATTCCTCCACCTTTGGGTACGCGCTTGAAACATATGATAATCAGAACCAAAACAAAATCGCCGCTTGCCGTACTACTGCTATTGATTCTCTTTCCCAACATGATCGCATATGCCGAAGCTAAAACGCAAGATTCATCATTGCAAGAGCTAATAGATTCTACCCCAGCTGGTGGCACCTTAATGCTCAAAGCAGGAACATATTACGGACCGGTCAGGATAATCAAGCCCATTGGCATCGTAGGAGAAGGCCTCCCTGTCGTCGATGGTAGAGGGCATGGGGATGTTATTCTTATTGAGACGAACGATGTCACGATAACAGGGCTCAGGGTACGAAACTCCAACCCTGAAATCTCGAAGGAGTCTGCAGGTATCAAAATACTTGCAAATAATAGCAGAATAATAGGTAACTTGATAGAGGATACGCTCTTTTCTGTGTATCTGCAAGGTGCACACAACACGATCGTAGAACGCAATCAGATGACGGGCTTCCCTACCAAGAATGTCAATGATAAAGGGCATGGAGTTTATCTCTGGTATTCTTTCAATTCTTCAGTAATAGGAAATGTCATACAAAGTGTAAAGGACGCTATTAATGCAGACCATTCTTACAATTCAAGAATTGCAGAAAACAAAATGAGTTACTCTCGTTATGGCGTGCACCTAATGTATTCTGATGGTTTCAGTGTAATTAGCAACACAATAGATCGTAATCTGGTAGGAATGGCATTAATGTATTCTTCAGACTTGATGATTTCTCGCAACGTAGTCAAGGAAAACAAAGGCGTCGCAGTAAGTCATGGCATATTTGTTAGAGAGTGTGGAAATATTGTAATTGAGCAGAACCTTATCCTGGGGCACATGAACAGTCTCATAATCGAGTCAACACCATCTCCACCAAGCTCGAGTCAGACAATAAGAAATAACTCAATAGCCTTCAACTATGTAGGAATACAAATCGATTCGAACTCCGGTGGTAAAGTGTATCAGAACAACTTTTTCGAAAACCTAGAGCAAGTAAAGCTGGTGGGAAGTGGTTCAAGAATAGATTGGCAGGGTAACTTCTGGAGCGATTATCGAGGACTAGGAGACATCGCTCATAAGGTCGAAAACCCTCTTCATGATCTGATGGATACACATCCTCAACTAATGGTCTTCGCTTACAGCCCAGCATACACTTCGCTGGAGCTCTTCAAGAAGTCTCTGCCTGCTATGCCAAAGGTTAGGGCGATAGATAATTCACCATTAGTAAAGCCATCAGAAAACTTTCAGGCCAGCGTTGCTCCCAAAGGCGATAACACTTGGTTGTTTGCTGCACTGCTACTCACATTTGCACCTGTAACTCTCATACTGGCGGCGCATAGGAGGCCTAGAGTTGGAGGCAATAGAGGTTACAAACCTAACAAAGCAGTTTAA
- a CDS encoding ABC transporter ATP-binding protein, with protein MGGLELEAIEVTNLTKQFNNTSVLEGITFNVGEGKLVLLLGPNGSGKTTLLRCLMGLIRFEGEVRIFGFDVSRMGKQARRLVGYMPQDSGFYSDMTCAQVLDFFSTLRGVNVSLDDLLGPIGLLQKADAKVKQLSGGMRRKLGIAVTLLGDPPIVFMDEPFSDIDAKGKLDLLNTLRSLRERGRTVVISTHTISGVLTMADQALVLQRKVPIRTIRSQEFASYFSPTYRVYVHSKESIPIKEAEVSPTGWITISSRDLYSTLSMLADCGIDISKAIIEEPNTNNLMIRLGSDDL; from the coding sequence ATAGGAGGCCTAGAGTTGGAGGCAATAGAGGTTACAAACCTAACAAAGCAGTTTAATAACACAAGTGTCCTTGAAGGAATTACCTTCAACGTTGGGGAGGGGAAGTTGGTTCTCCTCTTGGGGCCTAATGGTTCAGGCAAAACCACTCTGTTGAGATGCTTAATGGGTCTGATCAGATTTGAAGGTGAGGTAAGAATCTTTGGGTTCGATGTGTCACGTATGGGAAAACAGGCTAGACGCCTTGTAGGTTACATGCCCCAAGACTCGGGCTTCTACTCAGACATGACCTGCGCCCAAGTCTTGGATTTCTTTTCAACCTTAAGAGGAGTCAATGTTAGCTTAGATGATTTGCTAGGTCCCATCGGCCTGCTCCAAAAAGCCGATGCTAAGGTCAAGCAGCTTTCAGGTGGTATGAGGAGGAAGCTCGGCATAGCAGTCACTTTGTTAGGCGATCCACCAATTGTATTTATGGATGAACCATTTAGCGATATTGACGCAAAGGGGAAGCTTGATCTCCTAAATACACTTAGATCTCTGCGGGAAAGAGGCAGAACCGTCGTCATAAGCACGCACACCATAAGCGGGGTTCTCACAATGGCAGATCAAGCTCTGGTGCTGCAGCGTAAAGTGCCAATCAGAACCATACGCTCTCAAGAGTTTGCATCATATTTCAGCCCTACATATAGAGTCTATGTGCATTCCAAGGAAAGCATTCCAATTAAAGAGGCGGAAGTTTCTCCTACAGGTTGGATCACGATATCCTCGCGTGACCTGTATTCTACCCTAAGCATGCTAGCAGATTGTGGAATCGACATATCAAAGGCAATCATCGAGGAACCCAACACAAACAATCTTATGATAAGGCTTGGTAGCGATGATCTCTAA
- the nirK gene encoding nitrite reductase, copper-containing, which produces MSNSAGSGRTNTVFIVGFVIVGLIVVGGFSYAMTQSQIMSMQQSIAQMKKEVEPAQEAKPQVPVSEVKIVLATTFNEKGFRWIGKEGAMAGKENPEIQVKKGDKVTIEIVNEDGIEHAFEAVGLGVKSQSIIQKGDKTSVTFTADKAGTYQYICDIPGHKEAGMFGTLVIAGEEDMGHQVALPQVAKPTVTLEAPKVVTVPEIAHLAGNIPAPITRKTPATVNILLETREVIAKIAGESTYTYWTYNGTVPGPMIRVREGDTVVLTVKNIGSQPHSIDLHAVNGPGGGAVLTQTQPGSSTTFRFKALNPGVYLYHCASPHIPSHIANGMYGLILVEPEEGLPKVDREFYVVQGELYAAGARGQVGHHPFAMEKAWDERPEFVVFNGRVGSLTDNPMKAKVGETVRVYFGNAGPNLISSFHIIGEIFDKVYPEGGLGKSAAPDVNAETIAVPAGSGTIVEFKIEVPGNLILVDHSIFRAIDKGAVGIIAVEGAEVPDVFRRGN; this is translated from the coding sequence ATGTCAAACTCAGCAGGAAGTGGGCGAACCAATACGGTATTCATCGTAGGGTTCGTAATAGTAGGTCTGATAGTAGTAGGAGGATTCTCTTACGCCATGACACAAAGCCAAATCATGAGCATGCAGCAATCTATTGCGCAGATGAAGAAAGAAGTTGAGCCTGCACAAGAGGCCAAGCCTCAAGTACCTGTTTCAGAAGTCAAGATCGTCCTCGCAACAACATTCAACGAAAAGGGCTTCAGGTGGATTGGGAAGGAGGGCGCCATGGCAGGAAAGGAGAACCCAGAGATTCAAGTGAAGAAGGGCGATAAAGTCACTATAGAGATTGTCAATGAAGATGGAATTGAACATGCGTTTGAAGCCGTAGGGCTGGGCGTGAAAAGCCAATCGATTATCCAGAAGGGCGACAAAACTTCAGTCACATTTACAGCCGACAAAGCCGGAACTTACCAATACATATGCGACATTCCCGGTCACAAGGAAGCAGGCATGTTCGGCACGTTGGTAATTGCGGGAGAAGAGGATATGGGTCATCAGGTTGCACTTCCTCAAGTTGCCAAACCAACTGTAACTCTGGAAGCTCCAAAGGTAGTTACCGTGCCTGAGATAGCCCACTTAGCCGGCAATATTCCTGCACCAATTACAAGGAAGACTCCTGCAACGGTAAACATACTCTTGGAGACTAGGGAGGTAATTGCAAAGATAGCTGGAGAATCGACTTACACATACTGGACTTACAACGGAACTGTGCCAGGGCCCATGATAAGAGTTAGGGAGGGAGACACTGTAGTACTTACGGTGAAGAACATTGGCTCTCAGCCGCACTCTATCGACCTGCACGCAGTCAACGGGCCTGGAGGGGGAGCTGTGCTTACTCAGACGCAACCTGGCAGTTCAACTACATTCAGGTTCAAGGCCCTGAACCCCGGAGTGTACTTATACCACTGCGCTTCTCCACACATACCATCGCACATCGCTAATGGAATGTATGGTTTGATACTTGTAGAGCCTGAAGAGGGACTACCAAAGGTAGACAGGGAGTTCTACGTAGTGCAGGGAGAGCTTTACGCAGCAGGTGCTAGAGGGCAGGTAGGACACCATCCATTTGCGATGGAGAAAGCGTGGGATGAAAGACCAGAATTCGTAGTCTTCAACGGGAGAGTCGGTTCATTAACAGACAATCCAATGAAGGCAAAGGTCGGTGAAACTGTAAGAGTGTACTTCGGCAATGCAGGCCCGAATCTAATTTCATCATTCCACATCATAGGAGAAATCTTCGATAAGGTGTATCCTGAAGGAGGACTAGGGAAATCAGCAGCTCCAGATGTCAATGCTGAAACGATAGCCGTACCTGCAGGCTCAGGAACTATAGTAGAATTCAAAATCGAAGTGCCCGGTAACTTGATACTCGTAGATCATAGCATCTTCAGAGCCATAGATAAGGGAGCAGTAGGCATAATAGCGGTCGAAGGCGCCGAAGTACCAGACGTATTTCGAAGGGGGAACTAG
- a CDS encoding metal-dependent transcriptional regulator, producing the protein MASTGRRNSGRACDILYLQPIQDTHAQVYLEAIWLIQERTQSYARVSAIAEKLGVTDPSVVEMLKRLRRKGMIEYRDRQGAKLLPKGRKIGKAMARNGRLLEALMRDKLEIPVDPRTVNGIEHYLTERFADALCTMLNHPKKCPHGNVIPQGKCCSLRMM; encoded by the coding sequence ATGGCTAGCACAGGCCGCAGAAATTCTGGCAGGGCTTGCGACATTCTATACCTCCAACCCATCCAAGATACTCATGCTCAGGTGTACCTTGAGGCTATATGGTTAATACAAGAAAGGACGCAAAGCTATGCAAGGGTTTCTGCAATTGCAGAGAAGCTCGGGGTCACAGACCCAAGTGTAGTTGAGATGCTAAAACGCCTGAGGAGGAAAGGAATGATTGAATATAGGGACAGGCAAGGTGCAAAGCTCCTCCCCAAAGGAAGAAAAATAGGCAAAGCTATGGCAAGAAATGGCAGGCTTTTAGAGGCTCTTATGAGGGACAAACTGGAGATACCTGTTGATCCAAGAACAGTGAACGGGATAGAACATTATCTTACTGAAAGGTTTGCAGACGCTCTCTGCACAATGTTGAATCATCCCAAGAAATGCCCCCACGGCAATGTGATACCACAGGGCAAGTGCTGCAGTCTCCGTATGATGTGA
- a CDS encoding DUF106 domain-containing protein produces MIFRVQVLGWLSMINTIPEVTFVVALLSLGVSLIYGIGRRLMTNVNEIKRMTAELSAYNKELRQAMTSGDKERLAKIRKKGAQMKMFQNRVAMQNMKPTFAFMIPFSLLWFFGIPAIIGNNWADIIAAKSPVPLNFIPFYPLTFGLENTISVFVWYLITSFAFQGIVSKLLRLT; encoded by the coding sequence ATGATTTTTAGAGTACAAGTTTTAGGATGGTTGTCCATGATAAACACTATCCCCGAGGTGACATTTGTGGTAGCTTTGCTTTCGCTAGGGGTTTCTTTGATTTATGGAATTGGCAGGCGATTAATGACTAATGTTAACGAAATCAAGCGCATGACTGCAGAACTCAGTGCTTACAATAAGGAACTCAGGCAAGCTATGACGTCGGGCGACAAAGAAAGACTTGCCAAGATTCGCAAGAAAGGTGCGCAAATGAAGATGTTTCAAAACAGGGTTGCCATGCAGAACATGAAGCCTACGTTTGCATTTATGATACCGTTCTCTCTACTGTGGTTTTTTGGAATTCCGGCAATCATAGGAAACAACTGGGCTGATATTATTGCTGCAAAATCGCCAGTTCCGTTGAACTTTATACCATTCTATCCGCTGACCTTTGGGCTAGAAAATACGATCAGCGTCTTCGTGTGGTACCTGATAACGTCATTTGCATTTCAGGGCATTGTGTCAAAACTTCTCAGGCTTACCTAG
- a CDS encoding twin-arginine translocase TatA/TatE family subunit yields MGGSEWLWIALIVAVLLFGSKKLPEVARSIGKVMGEFQKGRLEIEREIKAATQEVTLSQAAQPTKKEEVQKAAAALGIDATSKSEEELKRAIKEKLA; encoded by the coding sequence ATTGGAGGCTCGGAATGGCTCTGGATAGCTCTCATAGTAGCGGTTCTGCTGTTTGGCTCGAAGAAACTTCCAGAAGTTGCCCGTTCAATCGGCAAGGTCATGGGAGAGTTTCAGAAGGGCAGGTTGGAGATAGAGCGGGAAATCAAAGCCGCCACTCAGGAGGTTACATTAAGTCAAGCTGCTCAGCCTACAAAGAAGGAAGAGGTTCAGAAGGCTGCGGCCGCTCTTGGGATTGATGCGACATCGAAAAGCGAAGAAGAGTTGAAAAGAGCGATCAAGGAGAAACTCGCTTAG
- a CDS encoding MFS transporter: MLEQQKTTSPKTLVGELSVLYISVFLTRIVFGAIVILFPSYVDAGPFVSGVVIALYPILEAGSALPVGRYLDRAGRRKPFLMGLFLMAALTVAIGLTFDITLIAIAHTLMGLAAATTTIGSLTMITDLTRKSNRGGGMGLFDFANIAGYAAGALLAGRFEVQFQDDPGYSFLAIGVLMLVAAIVSLIFLKEPEHPKSEERSPLNPLRNFDSETKALLPMWLGITTIVGLAFFLPKIFPRGELLGSSNLGLLAAAGLVTLGVAATGFGRLSDKIGREKVIVIGVIGQLGLLISLALTYPNWFGNMALLGIFIFLTSALVPSVLAAVGDRIRGEMRGSALGLYSMMLGVGLAVGNIAGGYVGEVAGVRELFLVGFGIFAVSVMVSALIAYRAKRVSP; this comes from the coding sequence GTGCTTGAGCAGCAGAAAACCACGAGTCCCAAAACGCTTGTAGGAGAGCTTAGCGTACTTTACATCTCAGTATTTTTGACAAGGATCGTCTTTGGAGCAATAGTAATCTTATTTCCTTCGTATGTAGATGCAGGGCCTTTTGTTTCAGGCGTTGTCATAGCGCTGTACCCCATCCTTGAGGCTGGTTCTGCTCTACCAGTCGGGAGGTACCTTGACAGAGCGGGAAGGAGAAAACCTTTCCTGATGGGGCTCTTCCTTATGGCAGCGCTGACGGTTGCTATAGGTCTGACATTCGATATAACGCTGATAGCGATTGCCCACACTTTGATGGGCTTGGCCGCTGCTACGACGACCATAGGCTCTTTAACGATGATTACCGACTTGACAAGGAAGTCTAACAGAGGAGGAGGCATGGGACTGTTTGACTTTGCCAACATTGCTGGTTATGCTGCTGGAGCATTGCTCGCTGGGAGGTTTGAAGTACAATTTCAAGACGATCCAGGCTATTCGTTTCTAGCAATTGGTGTCCTGATGCTTGTTGCGGCAATCGTTTCATTGATATTTCTCAAGGAGCCTGAACATCCGAAGAGCGAGGAGCGCAGTCCGCTGAACCCTCTCCGCAACTTTGACTCTGAGACAAAAGCTCTGCTTCCTATGTGGCTGGGCATAACGACAATAGTAGGCTTGGCATTCTTCCTGCCAAAGATATTTCCCAGAGGAGAGCTCTTAGGGTCCAGTAATCTGGGATTGCTTGCAGCTGCAGGACTGGTAACTCTGGGTGTCGCGGCTACAGGCTTTGGAAGACTATCGGACAAAATTGGAAGAGAGAAGGTCATTGTAATCGGGGTGATAGGGCAGTTAGGACTGCTAATCTCGCTTGCATTGACATACCCGAACTGGTTCGGTAACATGGCCCTGCTGGGCATCTTCATCTTTCTCACGTCGGCATTAGTTCCTTCAGTGCTTGCAGCGGTTGGAGACAGGATTAGGGGGGAGATGAGGGGATCAGCGTTAGGATTATACAGCATGATGCTCGGCGTCGGGCTAGCAGTAGGGAATATAGCTGGAGGTTATGTTGGGGAGGTTGCTGGAGTAAGAGAGCTCTTTCTAGTGGGTTTTGGCATCTTTGCAGTCTCAGTAATGGTAAGCGCTCTTATAGCCTACAGGGCTAAGCGAGTTTCTCCTTGA
- a CDS encoding nuclear transport factor 2 family protein: MADWTKENLDGYFDALRRKDVVGVVEMFAPSAILIDENNKTLQGGQIKDYYSNFLVNPVNCNMVSFNGRGNEVYVAYTYPKSGSSDIVRASARFFFQAGKITKFILEIF, translated from the coding sequence ATGGCTGACTGGACAAAGGAAAATCTTGATGGCTATTTTGACGCTCTGAGGAGAAAAGATGTGGTCGGCGTCGTGGAGATGTTTGCGCCTAGTGCTATCCTTATTGACGAAAATAACAAAACGCTTCAGGGAGGACAGATTAAGGATTATTATAGTAATTTTCTAGTCAACCCAGTAAATTGTAACATGGTGTCTTTCAACGGGAGGGGGAACGAAGTCTATGTCGCTTACACATACCCAAAGTCCGGAAGTTCCGACATTGTAAGGGCGTCTGCAAGGTTCTTCTTTCAGGCAGGTAAGATTACGAAATTTATACTAGAGATCTTCTAG
- a CDS encoding sulfurtransferase: MSLSYAHPEVLVDTNWVLQHHKDASVRIAEVDYDPVANYNLGHAPGAVLIDWKKDINDPIRRDILSQEAATELLQRAGVNDNTTLVLYGDYNNWFAAFAFWVLKYYGFKDVRLMNGGRKKWLDEERPITKDVPTYARGNFKASKANESLRAYLEDVRGVIGKKGHGLVDVRGPKEFSGEILAPPEYPNEHAQRGGHIPGAANIPWAQAVKEDGTFKSVEELKQLYEPKGITKDKKVITYCRIGERSSHTWFVLKYLLGYSDVKNYDGSWTEWGNMVRNPVEK; encoded by the coding sequence ATGAGTCTAAGCTATGCACATCCAGAGGTTCTGGTTGACACGAACTGGGTGCTTCAGCACCATAAGGACGCTAGCGTCAGAATAGCAGAGGTTGACTATGACCCCGTAGCGAACTACAACTTGGGTCACGCACCCGGGGCTGTTTTGATAGACTGGAAGAAGGATATTAACGACCCTATTAGGAGAGACATACTGAGCCAAGAAGCGGCTACAGAACTGTTGCAAAGAGCTGGCGTGAACGATAATACTACGCTAGTTCTGTACGGGGACTATAACAACTGGTTTGCAGCGTTTGCTTTCTGGGTCTTAAAGTACTACGGCTTCAAAGACGTTAGATTGATGAATGGAGGAAGGAAAAAGTGGCTTGACGAAGAACGACCCATTACAAAAGACGTTCCAACTTACGCAAGGGGGAACTTCAAGGCTTCCAAGGCTAACGAATCGCTAAGGGCTTACCTAGAGGATGTCAGAGGCGTAATAGGGAAGAAGGGCCACGGTCTAGTAGATGTAAGGGGCCCGAAAGAGTTCAGCGGAGAAATACTTGCACCTCCAGAGTATCCTAATGAGCATGCCCAGAGAGGAGGGCACATACCGGGCGCAGCCAACATACCTTGGGCACAGGCAGTCAAGGAGGATGGAACTTTCAAGAGCGTAGAGGAGTTGAAACAATTATACGAACCAAAAGGAATAACCAAGGACAAGAAGGTAATTACATACTGCAGAATCGGGGAGAGGTCATCACACACATGGTTCGTCCTGAAATACCTCCTTGGATATTCTGACGTGAAAAACTATGACGGTTCGTGGACAGAATGGGGTAACATGGTCAGGAACCCCGTAGAGAAGTAG